The window TTTCGTTGATTAATAACAGATAAATAGTTCAATAGAGATAGTTAAAGAAAAGtaacataaagaaatttatgataaattaggaactgcaaaaaagaaaataagcagttgcacaatataaattatagaaactaacaatcttaaaaaatgcaaacaatactataaatatataagagatTGCATCTTTAGACacacttatttaattaatccatATTAATTATCTGCTCGCAATGATGCATCCATTTGACCCATAGACGTAGTAAGTATAGACCGAGCATTTGTTGTATAAGCGTGATGCATACGAAAAGAAGGAGAAAAGATGTAAGAAgagtttctttctctctccgacATCATCGTAGTAGGGAGAGCCTGACAGGGGAAATGATGAATCGACGCGAGGAGATGAGGAGAAGTGCTCCCCACTTTTCCggcattaaaaagagaaagaaggtcctcttatatcttttctctttcttttcgtatgcatCAACGCTTATACAGCGGAATGCTCGGTCTATACTTACTATGTCTATGATTTGACCGAACGGTACTGTGTGCTTGTCGAACGATAGAAAAAGCATGATAAACGAAGCAATGGatgcattttttgtttacatgCACATATTTACGCTTGCACATTGCACGtttaacaaatacatatttccTTTTGCAACAATAACACGAGTACGACTGTCCTGTTCCAAGATCACGGACAATCGAGCCTAACGGAATCCTTTGATTTATTACACACCTAGAAGTGGCGACGCGCGCATATCGAGATTACCGAGACCGCGGCGCTGGACTCACCGTTAAAGCTTCGCTTGCACCGCCGCCGTAAAGAAGACGCTGATTACATGCACCAGTTGATGGTatgacgcgcgcgcgttaccTTTAGCGCGTTGACATTACAGAAACGTTAAAGAAAATACGCCGATACTCTCTTAAGACATTAAGTAACCCCGGAGTCCCGCATTCTTCACGGTACCTTTCAACATGGATGGATAGAGTCGTAGAGCCGTATAGCCGCAAGGTCGCTCGAGACATCCAAGACGGAAGCGACGAGGCGAATTAATCGGAATTTAGAATATGTGCGTTTTGTACAGCCAGACCAAATTCGCGGGACGTGCCTCGTGCCTCAGCACTATCCTAATGTAAAGTCCACCGACTTCTTCAAGCGGTCGGATTCCCGATTGCTCCTGTTGCGGCTgcggctgctgctgctgctgcggtTCCATAGGCTGCTGCGCCTGCGGCTTCTCCTCCCCCCGTGCCTTTTGATCTTTCAGCTGCGCCGTTACCTCCATTTCTGGCTGTTGCATTGGCGACACTTGACGCGATACCTCCACGAGTTGCTCTTTCTCACCTTGCTCGCGCAGCTTCGCGTGCTCACTTGTATCCAGTGTTTCCTGCAGTTGTTTGCCTTTCTGTTCCGGCTGTTCGTCGGTCTTCTGCAGTTGCGGCTGCTTATCGTCCACTTTTTGCTGTTCATCTTTTGACGGATGTTTCGTTTCTTCCTTCTTTAGCTGCTCCGTTTGTTTCTTCTGCTGTATAATTTGCTGCTgttcttccttttctttctccaGTTTTCTTTGTACATCGTGTTCTAGCTTCTGCTGCAACGGTTTGTCCTCGTGTTCTAGTTTACGCTGCAACGCTATCGCATCTCGTTCAAATTTGCGTCGGAGCTGCTCCTCCAGTTCCTGTTTACGCTTTAATAGCTGTTGCTCTTGCTGAAGCTTTCGTGTCTCCCTATCCTTCTCTATCTTCTGACGAACTTGCTGTTGTAGGTGCCCCGGTTCCTTCTGTTGTATTTCTTCCCGCTTTTGTTGTTCCTGCGGTTGACGTTGCGGTTGAGGTTGCGCTTCCTGTTCCGCATGAACCTGAACTTGAGATTCCTGTTCTTGTTGCTGttcctgctgctgctgctgttgctgctgcgaACGCTGTCGCTCTTTCTGCTCCTTCTCTCGCGCGATAACATCGTCTGCCGGCGCCGCTCCTTCGTCGGGGCCACAAATATCCTCGGTTCGTCGAGGCTCGTCCGAAACGGCCGCAAATAATGCGACCGTGGCCTGAGGTTAGTTGCTACCAGAATTTTGTTTCTGATCCGATCCGGCGTCGGAGCCACTCGAGCTCAAGGTCGTGATGCTGCCATACGGATCCAGCGACGACTGGACCGACATGCTGCGACCCTGTCTCCTCACTCTGTGGGGAGAGAATTTTCTGGGGTCGACACTTGTTGGGTCTGCCTGCAACAAATTCTTTCATAAAGAAATTGATCAAATCGTGTGAGACGTTTTAAAACACTAAACATTTAAATCGCATTCTTTTGCAGTTTTCAACAAAGTATATGGAAAAGCAACCTGATAAGCTAACGCGTTCATGATGATCTCTGGTGGCACTAATCCCAATGGATTCACTTCTTGCATCAGTACGGTCGCCGGGATTTTGTGAAATTGGATGTACTCGATGAAATTACCAATTACGTCTTTCAACGGTGTATTTTGATTGTtgtcacaatattttttactccACATTAGTGCCGCCTAAAAGTTAATAAGGCAAGTTAATAAGAAAATGCCGGATAGACTGTTAGCGTAATTATGTTAGACTAACTTGAAATTTCGTAAATTCATCTGCGCGTAGTTCTTCTCTGGCAAGAATCAAGCGTACCACATGTTGTGGCAATAGTGTGAAGGATCCTAAATTCAATACTTCATTGCCATGTTCATCGACAAACTCCAGTACCTTTACAAAGAGTTTTGTGTTCAATTTTGGCTCAATTAGTTCTAAACTAAAGTATATGACACATAATATGTGTCGAATCTCTACTCTGTTGTACATACAAATTTACCTTTTGAACCAAGGATTTCGtgcatttatattgaatataacgCTCCGCTGATGCTAGCAAAGCGCAGACTGTATCAACGGTTATACAACACTGAACAAAGCCAGCGCAGGCTCGTCTAAGCTCATCCAATCCATAATAATCGGCGGCGTTCATTACCCCTGCggacataaattattatcaaccatcaaaaatcaaatttcttcGATCATTCAttagaataaaagataaaatatttgacacGTCTTTTTCAATACATAGAACTACGAACTTCTACTTTATCCATATTTAGATTGCGAATGTCAGATAAGATATAATGATAGGAAATACTTGTCGGTAATGATTAATTCACGCGGCAAATAATAGGCATTCTAATTGGCTTGTTAGagatatatactatataatgaATTGATTACCAAGCAAGGTCCTAGGCTGCAATGTCACACATCCCGTATGAATGTACTCGATCAGCTGCCGGAAGACATCGGGCTCGAATTCCTCGATAATCAGCGTGTGATGTTGATGTGATTGCGGCTAGGATACAAAAGTGAAATGCAAAGATCTAAACGATGAAATGGGAATATTCAGATCCAAGCTTAAATCGAATACCCGTGCTAAGCGATTTGCATGGGAATCCGTAAAGACTAGCGCATAATATGAATCAAATTCTAATTATGAGATAAGAGATGATACGTTGGACATAAGAGATATACGTATGTATGggtattatgtttttaattgagtgcaaaattttaactattgtGCATCTAGCATATTAAGATATACGTATTAggacattaaatattaattatattgcttAGTAACCCAGCgaacatatttaaatgttacgtctgttaacatttttttaattaactcttacatttcttgtttttgttaaatattctattacaaaatttgtCTTGAGAGATTTTTACGTTATTATCAATCATCATAACTTGTTCGCTTGGTTGATTTGTGAATTACCATTACGTGAATTAATATGACAACTGAAACAGTGAATACCGTAATCGTGCCAATCTACAACTATAACGGATTTGGCGACTACGAGAGTACAATCCAATCGATCATGCAGATGTTCCAAATATGGAATTAGCGCACAGTCCAATCCATAATCGTATGAATTAACGTTTGAGCACGTGATCTCGAGAACCTATCTCTCTTCAACGCGCAAAGAAATGGCCAAGATGAAAGAGCGTTTGTCCAAGTAAAAAAAGTCAAGGCAGCGAAAAAAAACATCGACTTAATACACAAAGTTCAAGTGGTCTCCTACGACAACTCCTCTAAATGGTTTCATGAGGCGAAATCGCAGTGCAGTGAACAGAAAGTGTCAGTgaagagaagaagaggaatAATCGATTAGAAACATACGGAGAAAGGGGCAAAATATGGGATGGAAACGATTTTGAtctgtatgtaaaattgtacGTAAAAATTACGTTCAAAGTACCTCTTGGATGGGAGCCAGTTGCTGCGTGAACCCTGACCGCTACACGACACATACAAATGTACACTTACTATTTCTATCCTGATAAAAGGCGGAAGATTCGTTTCAGCGACGGTCACGATAAATATGCAATGTATCCCAaaggaaacgaaaaaaatcgCTTTAACAAGATTATATTCCGATTAACCGAGACGTGacctttttactttataaaataattaagcagATTAACAGAATCCAATACgacgttaaatatataaactcaacaaagataaaattgatataaacgATCGTTGGGCTTCGTGCATATCGAACGTGTTCGCCTCTTAGTCTGAGAAATTGTTCTATTTCATGTATGTGCTATTTACATAACGATTATTGTCTCTTTCTGTTTTACattgcaattaatatatacaacgTATATTGATTTGAAGGAAAATTGGAGAAAAGGAGCtgttgaaaaatactaaaataaaaaaaaaaggaagatctCTGAATATCTTCCTCATTGCAgcttaatatattgtaaatatattatatatcgcgccgtacttatttctttttattatagtcAATGTAAACGGCAAATTTATTGGCGGTAAGTtgtatattaactttttgtgTCAAATACCTGTTGCGCAGCGTTCTGCAGATTTAACAGTGGCTCGGAGCTGCGCTTGAGAAAGAGccgaattttattttctcgcgCCGGCGGTTCCTTTTTGCGTTGCGGGCTCGGAGTttgatataacattttatggaAGACTCTGTAAGTTGAATAAGATGAAAATTTTACGTTACGCTCGTTTATTACACGCGTATTAACTCGAAGGTGTTTTCCATACAAACCTGCTTCTCGCCGCAAGCACAGCTTTCACGGCGCAAACTGGCTCCCTGGTGTCACCGACGAGGAATGTCACGTCGCAGAGTTCCGGCATGCTCGCCAAAAACTTCATGTCCTCGGCCAGGCCGGTTTTATTCTCGAAAGTCGAATAATCATCCTCGTCGGTCATCCCAGATCCTGAAGCCTCCGGCATTGGACCCATGTCTTCCTGCTGCTTATTTCACGTGAAATAAGAATGAATCGTCAAGactgaattatattttcttgctttattttattgccATTTAATCCTTTCACCggcacattaaaaaaatcgctgttttcaactttattaataattacagacAGACAAAATTATgtgtaataaatcttttagatatacatataaagtaaCTATTATTACATCACAATAATGCAAATCCATAATTATTTGTGCTAAATCATGAAAGAAACACTGCAAAAATGAAAGACAAAAAGGTGGGAAGTGTACTTCCCATCGCCGGTGAAAgggttaattatataattccgCCTACGATGAATGTAAGGACTGTTCTCGTCGCGTTAAGCGTTTGCGTAAACaatactatttatatttaattgtgtttATTCGTCATACTGACGAGAAAAAAACTgctcaataataattacgtatACAAGTAGTGCGCAG of the Monomorium pharaonis isolate MP-MQ-018 chromosome 11, ASM1337386v2, whole genome shotgun sequence genome contains:
- the LOC105839343 gene encoding putative mediator of RNA polymerase II transcription subunit 26, producing PQATVALFAAVSDEPRRTEDICGPDEGAAPADDVIAREKEQKERQRSQQQQQQQQEQQQEQESQVQVHAEQEAQPQPQRQPQEQQKREEIQQKEPGHLQQQVRQKIEKDRETRKLQQEQQLLKRKQELEEQLRRKFERDAIALQRKLEHEDKPLQQKLEHDVQRKLEKEKEEQQQIIQQKKQTEQLKKEETKHPSKDEQQKVDDKQPQLQKTDEQPEQKGKQLQETLDTSEHAKLREQGEKEQLVEVSRQVSPMQQPEMEVTAQLKDQKARGEEKPQAQQPMEPQQQQQPQPQQEQSGIRPLEEVGGLYIRIVLRHEARPANLVWLYKTHIF
- the LOC105839344 gene encoding serine-enriched protein isoform X2 produces the protein MGPMPEASGSGMTDEDDYSTFENKTGLAEDMKFLASMPELCDVTFLVGDTREPVCAVKAVLAARSRVFHKMLYQTPSPQRKKEPPARENKIRLFLKRSSEPLLNLQNAAQQRSGFTQQLAPIQEPQSHQHHTLIIEEFEPDVFRQLIEYIHTGCVTLQPRTLLGVMNAADYYGLDELRRACAGFVQCCITVDTVCALLASAERYIQYKCTKSLVQKVLEFVDEHGNEVLNLGSFTLLPQHVVRLILAREELRADEFTKFQAALMWSKKYCDNNQNTPLKDVIGNFIEYIQFHKIPATVLMQEVNPLGLVPPEIIMNALAYQADPTSVDPRKFSPHRVRRQGRSMSVQSSLDPYGSITTLSSSGSDAGSDQKQNSGSN
- the LOC105839344 gene encoding serine-enriched protein isoform X1, with amino-acid sequence MGPMPEASGSGMTDEDDYSTFENKTGLAEDMKFLASMPELCDVTFLVGDTREPVCAVKAVLAARSRVFHKMLYQTPSPQRKKEPPARENKIRLFLKRSSEPLLNLQNAAQQRSGFTQQLAPIQEPQSHQHHTLIIEEFEPDVFRQLIEYIHTGCVTLQPRTLLGVMNAADYYGLDELRRACAGFVQCCITVDTVCALLASAERYIQYKCTKSLVQKVLEFVDEHGNEVLNLGSFTLLPQHVVRLILAREELRADEFTKFQAALMWSKKYCDNNQNTPLKDVIGNFIEYIQFHKIPATVLMQEVNPLGLVPPEIIMNALAYQNLLQADPTSVDPRKFSPHRVRRQGRSMSVQSSLDPYGSITTLSSSGSDAGSDQKQNSGSN
- the LOC105839344 gene encoding serine-enriched protein isoform X3, which produces MGPMPEASGSGMTDEDDYSTFENKTGLAEDMKFLASMPELCDVTFLVGDTREPVCAVKAVLAARSRVFHKMLYQTPSPQRKKEPPARENKIRLFLKRSSEPLLNLQNAAQQPQSHQHHTLIIEEFEPDVFRQLIEYIHTGCVTLQPRTLLGVMNAADYYGLDELRRACAGFVQCCITVDTVCALLASAERYIQYKCTKSLVQKVLEFVDEHGNEVLNLGSFTLLPQHVVRLILAREELRADEFTKFQAALMWSKKYCDNNQNTPLKDVIGNFIEYIQFHKIPATVLMQEVNPLGLVPPEIIMNALAYQNLLQADPTSVDPRKFSPHRVRRQGRSMSVQSSLDPYGSITTLSSSGSDAGSDQKQNSGSN
- the LOC105839344 gene encoding serine-enriched protein isoform X4, which produces MGPMPEASGSGMTDEDDYSTFENKTGLAEDMKFLASMPELCDVTFLVGDTREPVCAVKAVLAARSRVFHKMLYQTPSPQRKKEPPARENKIRLFLKRSSEPLLNLQNAAQQPQSHQHHTLIIEEFEPDVFRQLIEYIHTGCVTLQPRTLLGVMNAADYYGLDELRRACAGFVQCCITVDTVCALLASAERYIQYKCTKSLVQKVLEFVDEHGNEVLNLGSFTLLPQHVVRLILAREELRADEFTKFQAALMWSKKYCDNNQNTPLKDVIGNFIEYIQFHKIPATVLMQEVNPLGLVPPEIIMNALAYQADPTSVDPRKFSPHRVRRQGRSMSVQSSLDPYGSITTLSSSGSDAGSDQKQNSGSN
- the LOC105839344 gene encoding serine-enriched protein isoform X5; translation: MGPMPEASGSGMTDEDDYSTFENKTGLAEDMKFLASMPELCDVTFLVGDTREPVCAVKAVLAARSRVFHKMLYQTPSPQRKKEPPARENKIRLFLKRSSEPLLNLQNAAQQRSGFTQQLAPIQEPQSHQHHTLIIEEFEPDVFRQLIEYIHTGCVTLQPRTLLGVMNAADYYGLDELRRACAGFVQCCITVDTVCALLASAERYIQYKCTKSLVQKVLEFVDEHGNEVLNLGSFTLLPQHVVRLILAREELRADEFTKFQAALMWSKKYCDNNQNTPLKDVIGNFIEYIQFHKIPATVLMQEVNPLGLVPPEIIMNALAYQTQQVSTPENSLPTE
- the LOC105839344 gene encoding serine-enriched protein isoform X6, producing the protein MGPMPEASGSGMTDEDDYSTFENKTGLAEDMKFLASMPELCDVTFLVGDTREPVCAVKAVLAARSRVFHKMLYQTPSPQRKKEPPARENKIRLFLKRSSEPLLNLQNAAQQPQSHQHHTLIIEEFEPDVFRQLIEYIHTGCVTLQPRTLLGVMNAADYYGLDELRRACAGFVQCCITVDTVCALLASAERYIQYKCTKSLVQKVLEFVDEHGNEVLNLGSFTLLPQHVVRLILAREELRADEFTKFQAALMWSKKYCDNNQNTPLKDVIGNFIEYIQFHKIPATVLMQEVNPLGLVPPEIIMNALAYQTQQVSTPENSLPTE